A genomic region of Microlunatus sagamiharensis contains the following coding sequences:
- a CDS encoding DivIVA domain-containing protein: MSTTDHADSEPGTSRFPTARKGYDRYAVERFVAETSGQLAALQREVDSLASQNRSLTAQRAMTPDFSALGGRAKEILRVAEEQAKETTQRAGTAADDLVDGAQRDADRMRDDTARELEELRRTRLAELDELHRRAEEDTRTALERAQASAQQLLAAARLEAEAVRGEADARARDLVQSAVLQAEETRAGAERDAAAVAADVAAHREATYAELRRAQDEAAAQVEAMLADATRQQTTTAAHLTAETEQAVALRAEAIADAEQVRAAASADAQAMIAAAQQQAATIDERARQEYTWRRRQMRQEQALLDQRRSAILGQLASLSALAAETAGNLPEVPEILFSEFENVSSGQPAQPAEGQDEQQDDQQDDQQDDDATAVRYLDSRSA; encoded by the coding sequence ATGAGCACGACCGACCACGCCGACTCCGAGCCGGGCACGAGCCGGTTCCCGACCGCGCGCAAGGGCTACGACCGCTACGCGGTGGAGCGCTTCGTGGCCGAGACGTCGGGCCAGCTCGCCGCCCTGCAGCGCGAGGTCGACAGCCTGGCCTCCCAGAACCGCTCGCTCACCGCCCAGCGGGCGATGACCCCGGACTTCTCCGCCCTCGGCGGGCGGGCCAAGGAGATCCTCCGGGTCGCCGAGGAGCAGGCGAAGGAGACCACGCAGCGCGCAGGCACGGCGGCCGACGACCTGGTCGACGGCGCGCAGCGCGACGCCGACCGGATGCGCGACGACACCGCGCGCGAGCTGGAGGAGCTGCGCCGCACGCGCCTCGCCGAGCTCGACGAGCTGCACCGCCGCGCCGAGGAGGACACCCGGACCGCGCTCGAGCGCGCGCAGGCGTCGGCCCAGCAGCTGCTCGCCGCCGCCCGTCTCGAGGCCGAGGCCGTCCGTGGCGAGGCGGACGCCCGGGCCCGCGACCTCGTGCAGAGCGCCGTGCTGCAGGCCGAGGAGACCCGGGCGGGGGCGGAGCGCGACGCCGCGGCCGTCGCCGCCGACGTGGCCGCCCACCGCGAGGCCACCTACGCCGAGCTCCGGCGCGCGCAGGACGAGGCGGCCGCGCAGGTCGAGGCGATGCTCGCCGACGCGACCCGCCAGCAGACCACCACGGCCGCGCACCTGACTGCCGAGACCGAGCAGGCGGTGGCGCTGCGGGCCGAGGCGATCGCCGACGCCGAGCAGGTCCGGGCCGCGGCCAGCGCCGACGCCCAGGCGATGATCGCCGCCGCCCAGCAGCAGGCCGCCACGATCGACGAGCGTGCCCGGCAGGAGTACACCTGGCGCCGCCGCCAGATGCGCCAGGAGCAGGCGCTGCTCGACCAGCGCCGCTCGGCGATCCTCGGCCAGCTCGCCTCGCTGAGCGCCCTCGCCGCCGAGACCGCGGGCAACCTGCCCGAGGTCCCCGAGATCCTGTTCAGCGAGTTCGAGAACGTGTCCTCCGGGCAGCCGGCCCAGCCCGCCGAGGGCCAGGACGAGCAGCAGGACGACCAGCAGGACGACCAGCAGGACGACGACGCGACGGCCGTGCGCTACCTCGACAGCCGCAGCGCCTGA
- the nucS gene encoding endonuclease NucS — MRLLIARCQVDYAGRLTAHLPMATRLILVKADGSVSIHADDRAYKPLNWMSPPCTLTERPAPPVPEPLPDAAAVAEPLTAVWEVRGRDGDTLQISIGEVFSDSSHDLGVDPGLVKDGVEAHLQALLAEHPGSIAPGLTLVRREHPTPVGPVDLLCRDADDAYVIVEIKRRGEIDGVEQLTRYRELLNRDALLAPVRGIFAAQSITRQARTLAEDRGLTCVLVDYDVLRGLDDPGSRLF, encoded by the coding sequence GTGCGTCTGCTGATCGCCCGGTGCCAGGTCGACTACGCGGGGCGGCTGACCGCGCACCTGCCGATGGCCACCCGCCTCATCCTCGTCAAGGCCGACGGGTCGGTGTCGATCCACGCCGACGACCGCGCGTACAAGCCGCTCAACTGGATGAGCCCGCCGTGCACGCTCACCGAGCGCCCCGCCCCGCCGGTCCCCGAGCCGCTGCCGGACGCCGCCGCGGTGGCCGAGCCCCTGACGGCGGTCTGGGAGGTCCGGGGTCGCGACGGCGACACGCTGCAGATCTCGATCGGGGAGGTGTTCAGCGACTCCTCCCACGACCTCGGGGTCGACCCGGGCCTGGTCAAGGACGGCGTCGAGGCCCACCTGCAGGCGCTGCTCGCGGAGCACCCGGGCAGCATCGCGCCGGGGCTGACGCTGGTCCGTCGCGAGCACCCGACCCCGGTCGGTCCGGTCGACCTGCTGTGCCGCGACGCGGACGACGCGTACGTGATCGTCGAGATCAAGCGGCGCGGCGAGATCGACGGCGTCGAGCAGCTCACGCGCTACCGCGAGCTGCTGAACCGCGACGCCCTGCTCGCCCCGGTGCGCGGGATCTTCGCCGCGCAGAGCATCACGCGCCAGGCGCGGACGCTGGCCGAGGACCGCGGGCTGACCTGCGTCCTCGTCGACTACGACGTGCTGCGCGGCCTCGACGACCCGGGCTCGCGGCTGTTCTGA
- a CDS encoding alpha/beta fold hydrolase, giving the protein MSPVRTAQDSGLASTTYGETGPRLVLLHGLFGQGRNFTQVAKALAADARVTLLDLPDHGRSPWSDRFSYPAVADQVADHLAALAPGESWTVVGHSMGGKVAMLVALRHPALVERLCVVDIAPQTSDGVSGFGTYVEAMRAVDLATLTDRAGAEAVVTERVPDRAVRGFLLQNLRREGSGEGARWRWQMNLDLLGDSLPEIAAWPDGPLGTYEGPVLWLAGATSPYVQPSSAPAMRALFPRVRLVRVKGAGHWVHADQPAVFVSALRRLMEAG; this is encoded by the coding sequence GTGAGCCCGGTCCGGACGGCGCAGGACAGCGGCCTGGCGAGCACCACCTACGGCGAGACCGGTCCGCGGCTGGTGCTGCTGCACGGTCTCTTCGGCCAGGGCCGCAACTTCACCCAGGTCGCCAAGGCGCTCGCCGCCGACGCCCGTGTGACGCTGCTCGACCTACCCGACCACGGCCGCTCGCCGTGGTCGGACCGCTTCTCCTACCCCGCCGTCGCCGACCAGGTGGCCGACCACCTCGCCGCGCTGGCCCCCGGCGAGAGCTGGACGGTGGTCGGGCACTCCATGGGCGGCAAGGTCGCGATGCTCGTCGCCCTGCGCCACCCCGCGCTGGTCGAACGGCTCTGCGTGGTCGACATCGCCCCTCAGACGAGCGACGGGGTGAGCGGGTTCGGCACCTACGTCGAGGCCATGCGCGCCGTCGACCTCGCCACGCTCACCGACCGCGCGGGCGCCGAGGCCGTCGTCACCGAGCGCGTCCCGGACCGCGCGGTGCGCGGCTTCCTGCTGCAGAACCTGCGCCGCGAGGGCAGCGGCGAGGGCGCCCGGTGGCGCTGGCAGATGAACCTCGACCTGCTGGGCGACAGCCTCCCCGAGATCGCCGCGTGGCCGGACGGGCCGCTCGGGACGTACGAGGGCCCGGTGCTCTGGCTGGCGGGCGCGACCTCGCCCTACGTCCAGCCGTCCTCGGCGCCCGCGATGCGGGCCCTGTTCCCCCGCGTCCGGCTCGTCCGCGTCAAGGGCGCGGGCCACTGGGTGCACGCCGACCAGCCCGCGGTGTTCGTGTCCGCGCTGCGCCGGTTGATGGAGGCGGGGTGA
- a CDS encoding peptidylprolyl isomerase — protein MLSRRALVPPALLGLPLLLLPACGTVPEPAPGSASSAAPTPGASSVEPDQSGPSDSACEYTVTGEAARPVQPPTTTDIASSGTVSYVMHLTEGDVTLKLDRAKAPCTVHSFESLVAQKYFDDTRCHRLVDSGIFVLQCGDPTGTGSGGPGYSFPDEVDGTETYGRGTLAMANAGPNTNGSQFFMVYDTSPLPPSYTVFGSFDEKSREVVAGIASQGQDGSSGASGGGKPNSPAEVKSITKES, from the coding sequence GTGCTGAGCCGACGCGCCCTCGTGCCCCCCGCCCTCCTCGGTCTGCCCCTGCTGCTCCTCCCGGCCTGCGGGACGGTCCCCGAGCCCGCCCCCGGGAGCGCCTCCTCGGCCGCCCCGACCCCCGGTGCCTCCTCGGTCGAGCCGGACCAGTCCGGGCCCTCCGACAGCGCCTGCGAGTACACCGTCACCGGTGAGGCCGCCCGCCCGGTGCAGCCGCCCACGACCACCGACATCGCCAGCAGCGGCACCGTCAGCTACGTCATGCACCTCACCGAGGGCGACGTCACGCTCAAGCTCGACCGGGCCAAGGCGCCCTGCACCGTCCACTCCTTCGAGTCGCTGGTGGCGCAGAAGTACTTCGACGACACCCGCTGCCACCGCCTGGTCGACTCGGGCATCTTCGTCCTCCAGTGCGGCGACCCGACCGGGACCGGCAGCGGGGGACCGGGCTACTCGTTCCCCGACGAGGTCGACGGCACCGAGACGTACGGGCGCGGGACGCTCGCGATGGCCAACGCCGGGCCGAACACCAACGGCTCGCAGTTCTTCATGGTCTACGACACCTCGCCGCTGCCGCCCAGCTACACCGTCTTCGGCTCCTTCGACGAGAAGTCGCGCGAGGTCGTCGCGGGCATCGCCTCGCAGGGCCAGGACGGCAGCTCCGGCGCGAGCGGCGGCGGGAAGCCGAACAGCCCGGCCGAGGTCAAGAGCATCACCAAGGAGTCCTGA
- a CDS encoding cob(I)yrinic acid a,c-diamide adenosyltransferase — translation MVVLSKIYTKTGDSGRTRLTDMSEVSKNDLRVEAYGDVDEANAAIGVATATGGLPDEVAAVLATVQNEMFDVGADLSNPLRPLAPGDREPLRVTDAYVERLETWCDRFGDELPPLRSFILPGGSPAAAQLHVARTVTRRAERAGWAAAAAYGTEATSEGDGGVNPAALLYLNRLSDLLFILIRVVNGPEGDILWVPGGDRVHH, via the coding sequence GTGGTCGTGCTCTCGAAGATCTACACCAAGACCGGCGACAGCGGCCGGACCCGCCTCACCGACATGAGCGAGGTCAGCAAGAACGACCTCCGGGTCGAGGCCTACGGCGACGTCGACGAGGCGAACGCCGCGATCGGCGTGGCCACGGCGACCGGCGGGCTGCCCGACGAGGTAGCCGCCGTCCTCGCCACTGTGCAGAACGAGATGTTCGACGTCGGCGCCGACCTGTCCAACCCGCTGCGACCGCTCGCCCCCGGCGACCGCGAGCCCCTGCGCGTCACCGACGCCTACGTCGAGCGGCTCGAGACGTGGTGCGACCGCTTCGGCGACGAGCTGCCGCCGCTGCGCTCGTTCATCCTCCCCGGCGGCTCGCCGGCCGCCGCGCAGCTGCACGTGGCGCGCACCGTGACCCGGCGGGCCGAGCGCGCCGGCTGGGCCGCCGCGGCGGCGTACGGCACCGAGGCGACGAGCGAGGGCGACGGCGGCGTGAACCCGGCCGCCCTGCTCTACCTCAACCGGCTGTCCGACCTGCTATTCATCCTCATCCGCGTCGTCAACGGCCCCGAGGGCGACATCCTCTGGGTGCCCGGCGGCGACCGGGTCCACCACTAG
- a CDS encoding DUF2332 family protein, translated as MTTPAGQVCAVLQPAVAEAARLAGAGRVGLVDVTGGRPGTEANLHLDDVLTTYAGQGSLGRAGASVRLRSRVVGARGVPATPVPAIVAREAVAVERDLGAGLAAALVRVPDDALAVVLTTWALSRLRPERRPAFLPALEQSAGGRPVAWVSVEGVGVAPAVPTLGDRPASGHSLVGLHLVGAAGPPRVLGRCWSRGAVLSWS; from the coding sequence GTGACGACGCCCGCCGGCCAGGTCTGCGCGGTGCTCCAGCCGGCCGTGGCGGAGGCCGCCCGGCTGGCGGGTGCGGGTCGCGTGGGTCTGGTCGACGTGACCGGCGGACGGCCCGGCACCGAGGCGAACCTGCACCTCGACGACGTGCTGACGACCTACGCCGGCCAGGGCTCGCTGGGCCGTGCCGGGGCGTCCGTACGGCTGCGCAGCCGCGTCGTCGGCGCTCGGGGTGTGCCCGCGACGCCCGTCCCGGCGATCGTCGCGCGGGAGGCCGTGGCCGTCGAGCGCGACCTCGGCGCCGGCCTGGCTGCCGCCCTCGTCAGGGTGCCGGACGACGCCCTCGCCGTCGTCCTGACGACCTGGGCGCTCTCGCGGCTGCGTCCGGAGCGGCGCCCGGCGTTCCTGCCCGCTCTCGAGCAGTCAGCGGGAGGACGCCCGGTGGCCTGGGTATCGGTGGAGGGCGTCGGCGTGGCGCCGGCGGTGCCGACGCTGGGGGACCGGCCGGCCTCCGGGCACAGCCTCGTCGGCCTGCACCTGGTCGGCGCGGCGGGGCCGCCGCGAGTCCTCGGCCGCTGCTGGTCCCGCGGCGCCGTGCTCTCCTGGTCCTAG
- a CDS encoding MOSC domain-containing protein encodes MTRVGTVQALYRYPVKSTAGQVLELAEVDVRGLVLDRTWAVRTDDGELGSGKTSHRFRKLDGLLRWRSGVSRAPGSASGEPGDVWLEDPDGRRWGAGDPGADEALSAAFRRSLRLLGGSRTTYHDDSGVHLVTTSSLRRAGALAGGVLDARRLRPNLVLATEGEGFVEDGWEGSELAVGPEVVLRLGEPMPRCVMVDQAHADVDAGPRVLRTLGREHATLLGLKAEVVRGGTLRVGDEARLRVSRAAGPPAP; translated from the coding sequence ATGACGCGGGTCGGGACGGTCCAGGCGCTCTACCGCTACCCGGTGAAGTCGACCGCCGGGCAGGTGCTGGAGCTGGCCGAGGTGGACGTCCGCGGGCTGGTCCTCGACCGTACGTGGGCCGTGCGCACCGACGACGGCGAGCTCGGCAGCGGCAAGACCTCGCACCGCTTCCGCAAGCTCGACGGGCTGCTGCGCTGGCGCTCGGGGGTCTCGCGGGCCCCAGGTTCGGCCTCCGGCGAGCCGGGCGACGTCTGGCTTGAGGACCCCGACGGCCGCCGCTGGGGCGCGGGCGACCCGGGCGCGGACGAGGCGCTCAGCGCGGCGTTCAGGCGCTCGCTGCGGCTGCTCGGCGGGTCGAGGACCACCTACCACGACGACTCCGGGGTCCACCTCGTCACGACCTCGTCGCTGCGCCGGGCCGGCGCCCTGGCGGGGGGCGTGCTCGACGCGCGCCGGCTGCGGCCCAACCTCGTGCTCGCGACCGAGGGCGAGGGGTTCGTCGAGGACGGCTGGGAGGGCTCCGAGCTCGCGGTGGGACCGGAGGTGGTCCTGCGCCTCGGCGAGCCGATGCCGCGCTGCGTCATGGTCGACCAGGCGCACGCCGACGTCGACGCGGGCCCTCGGGTGCTGAGGACGCTGGGTCGGGAGCACGCCACGCTCCTCGGGCTCAAGGCCGAGGTCGTGCGCGGCGGCACGCTCCGGGTGGGCGACGAGGCCCGGCTGCGGGTCAGCCGCGCAGCCGGGCCACCAGCCCCGTGA
- a CDS encoding SdrD B-like domain-containing protein produces the protein MPARPRSSLALVRPVAALVTALLVGGVALTAPAAADETAGPALTLSVTADGLAAGGSADEPAVLGTSPASAALSVVVTNTGTEAVSGLDVSTTVVRNGSVGEPVCDQDRSAVVEPGAVVRCAVTVSGVVAGRLHEDISTATARTVPGDAEVSAVTPFYATSVDGSVTVGDRVWLDSDGDGRQDDGEPGLAGVRLTVTGPDGLAVPVVDALGQVRGPQTTAPDGTYAFTGLAPLPDGGRYTVAVDPTSTTLDGLVPTLSGVGDPSSDSSTGSATSSALEPGAQDLSLDFGFVPSPVTPPPPAMATVALTVDASPEPAVVGTTITVKGTVRRAGKAFAATTVPEHADDGSASWTKVATVRSSTKGTLSATTKAVRTGSYRLRYAGDPTTEAGVSPADHVEVRLAVVRLTISAPSSVTKGRAVKVTGSIKREGKGYKAGTTLEFRGSGDDGWRRVKAVRSSSKGALSVSVTPSGSGDYRYRYAGSTTTGAATSGADHVVVKPKPPAKPKPKTYKNCTALTKVYPHGVGRSGAKDKGGDVTDFVRDTKTYDLNKKSDRDKDGIACER, from the coding sequence GTGCCCGCGCGTCCCCGCTCGTCCCTCGCCCTCGTCCGCCCCGTCGCGGCCCTCGTCACGGCGCTGCTCGTCGGCGGGGTCGCCCTCACCGCGCCGGCCGCGGCCGACGAGACCGCGGGCCCGGCGCTGACGCTCTCCGTGACCGCCGACGGCCTCGCCGCCGGGGGCTCCGCCGACGAGCCCGCCGTGCTCGGCACGAGCCCCGCCTCCGCCGCCCTCTCGGTGGTCGTCACCAACACCGGCACCGAGGCCGTCTCCGGTCTCGACGTCTCGACGACCGTGGTGAGGAACGGGTCGGTCGGCGAGCCGGTCTGCGACCAGGACCGGTCGGCCGTGGTCGAGCCCGGCGCCGTCGTCCGGTGCGCCGTGACGGTCTCGGGGGTCGTCGCCGGCCGCCTCCACGAGGACATCAGCACCGCGACGGCCCGGACGGTCCCGGGTGACGCCGAGGTCTCCGCGGTGACCCCCTTCTACGCGACGTCGGTCGACGGCTCGGTCACCGTCGGCGACCGCGTCTGGCTCGACTCCGACGGCGACGGGCGCCAGGACGACGGCGAGCCGGGCCTGGCCGGGGTCCGGCTCACGGTGACCGGCCCGGACGGGCTCGCGGTGCCCGTCGTCGACGCCCTCGGTCAGGTCCGGGGGCCGCAGACGACCGCACCGGACGGCACATACGCCTTCACCGGGCTGGCACCGCTGCCCGACGGCGGCCGCTACACCGTCGCCGTCGACCCCACGTCCACGACGCTGGACGGCCTGGTGCCGACCCTCAGCGGCGTCGGCGACCCGTCGTCGGACTCCTCGACCGGCTCCGCCACGTCGTCCGCGCTGGAACCTGGCGCGCAGGACCTCAGCCTGGACTTCGGCTTCGTCCCCTCCCCCGTGACGCCCCCGCCGCCCGCCATGGCCACCGTGGCCCTCACCGTCGACGCGTCGCCGGAACCGGCCGTCGTCGGCACGACGATCACCGTCAAGGGCACGGTCCGGCGCGCCGGGAAGGCGTTCGCGGCCACGACGGTCCCTGAGCACGCCGACGACGGCTCCGCGTCGTGGACGAAGGTCGCGACCGTGAGGAGCAGCACCAAGGGCACGCTGTCGGCCACGACCAAGGCGGTCCGGACAGGTAGCTACCGCCTCCGGTACGCCGGGGACCCGACGACCGAGGCGGGCGTCTCCCCCGCCGACCACGTCGAGGTGCGACTCGCGGTCGTCCGCCTGACCATCAGCGCGCCGTCGTCGGTGACGAAGGGCAGGGCGGTCAAGGTCACCGGCAGCATCAAGCGCGAGGGGAAGGGCTACAAGGCGGGGACGACCCTCGAGTTCCGCGGCTCCGGCGACGACGGCTGGCGCCGGGTCAAGGCCGTGAGGAGCAGCAGCAAGGGCGCGCTCTCGGTCTCGGTCACCCCGAGCGGGTCGGGCGACTACCGCTACCGGTACGCCGGCAGCACCACCACGGGCGCCGCGACCTCCGGCGCCGACCACGTGGTCGTCAAGCCGAAGCCCCCGGCCAAGCCGAAGCCGAAGACGTACAAGAACTGCACGGCCCTGACCAAGGTCTACCCGCACGGCGTCGGCCGGTCGGGGGCCAAGGACAAGGGCGGCGACGTCACCGACTTCGTCCGCGACACCAAGACCTACGACCTCAACAAGAAGAGCGACCGCGACAAGGACGGCATCGCCTGCGAGCGGTGA